The following proteins are encoded in a genomic region of Leptospira fainei serovar Hurstbridge str. BUT 6:
- a CDS encoding MATE family efflux transporter — MKQKFFQLTFYNILANLSVPLAGLADTAVLGQLDTHTFMAGVALANIVFDYLFWSFAFLRMGTTGLTAQAYGAGDESKSDLILSRSLILGIGVGITILLFNHPIQNFGFFFLEGEADVKFAGSSYFQGRIASAPATLCNFVLMGWFLGRSQSKIVLFATVIANVTNILLDIWFVLYMNWQAWGAGIATTISQYLMLFLFLIFYFLERRRLPGFSESEEKLFSASGFRSLLSLNTDILLRTVMLITAFSIFRNFSSSFGSIVLAGNAILHELILVAAYWIDGAAVATETLAGEAKGKNDKRELISLLKLALISALGLACFFSYFVIQFPNCFFPWISRSSEVLAVANTYRFWLAPVLIIGSIAFVFDGFFLGLSDGRTLRNAMIVSTLIFFIPIALIGKAEASNHLLWLSLSFYMIGRSLTLGWKIYKMNETTSFVRDPIL, encoded by the coding sequence TTGAAACAAAAATTCTTTCAGCTTACATTCTATAATATACTTGCAAACCTGTCCGTCCCTTTAGCAGGTTTAGCCGATACCGCCGTCTTAGGCCAACTTGATACCCATACGTTTATGGCCGGAGTGGCTTTAGCAAATATCGTCTTCGATTATCTATTTTGGAGTTTTGCTTTTTTGCGAATGGGAACAACCGGCCTGACCGCCCAGGCCTACGGAGCGGGTGATGAATCCAAATCGGATTTAATTCTTTCCCGCTCTTTGATACTCGGAATCGGTGTTGGCATAACAATTCTTTTATTCAATCATCCTATTCAAAATTTCGGATTCTTTTTTTTAGAAGGCGAAGCCGATGTGAAATTTGCCGGATCAAGTTATTTTCAAGGGAGAATTGCCAGCGCTCCCGCAACATTATGTAATTTCGTATTAATGGGTTGGTTTCTAGGAAGGTCTCAAAGTAAGATCGTTCTATTCGCGACGGTAATTGCGAACGTGACAAATATTCTATTGGATATTTGGTTTGTACTATATATGAATTGGCAAGCTTGGGGAGCGGGAATCGCCACTACGATCAGTCAATATTTGATGCTGTTTCTTTTTCTGATTTTCTACTTTCTCGAAAGGAGACGTTTGCCTGGATTTTCAGAGAGCGAGGAAAAATTGTTCTCCGCATCAGGCTTTAGATCTCTCCTTTCCTTAAATACGGATATCCTTTTGAGAACAGTAATGTTAATCACCGCATTTAGTATTTTTCGTAATTTCAGTTCTTCTTTCGGATCCATAGTGCTGGCGGGAAACGCAATCTTACATGAGCTCATTTTAGTTGCGGCTTACTGGATAGACGGTGCCGCCGTTGCAACTGAAACTCTCGCCGGAGAAGCAAAAGGCAAAAACGATAAAAGGGAACTCATCTCGCTCCTGAAGCTTGCTTTAATATCGGCATTAGGACTCGCCTGTTTCTTTTCCTACTTCGTGATTCAGTTTCCTAACTGTTTTTTTCCTTGGATTTCAAGAAGTTCCGAAGTGCTAGCCGTTGCCAACACTTACCGATTTTGGTTAGCTCCGGTTTTGATAATCGGATCGATTGCGTTCGTCTTTGACGGGTTCTTTTTAGGATTATCGGATGGACGAACTCTGCGTAATGCAATGATCGTCAGCACCCTAATTTTTTTCATACCCATTGCCCTGATCGGCAAAGCCGAAGCAAGCAATCATTTACTTTGGCTATCCTTAAGTTTTTATATGATCGGAAGATCTTTAACCCTCGGATGGAAAATCTATAAGATGAACGAAACAACTAGTTTTGTCCGAGATCCGATCCTTTAG
- a CDS encoding NHL repeat-containing protein, producing the protein MERNSKSFWKINLALSLFLFLSAFFFATVFAQEEVDLEIPLTDSPYGLSYDGTNFWFADSKRRAIFKVDPTGRQEVFNLGIPFISGLSFDSREGRVFVAAKRVILKVEPNTGGVTDRIAIPIDRIGGIASFQNYLYILDADTGKVSVYDKGTQSVIGGFLTDRASPKDICYARNSIWITDSSDGNIYRYDPANGRITGSIRTPTKDIRGLAIIGSKIFVVDRTSREIKKISFVETDRFLASGESTYLINVKIKFNLNEASLVGGVLGLLPPPTTEHQRIRNLKSKDPKFKGDFVSGARGLSKKLGIDDPKGSQTLEYQFEARTTNVRFYVMDEFIQKKEEIPKDLSPFVKTPISVKDKNGTYFIDKIFDSRLFRTDWESFKKALLDGGLPIRSVRTLVLSDQSSPVFKDALDAYVPGFGWVPLSSIKPETVESSRTYQKSEEVVDLYRSEGWGALPSPVLYKAKDADFWKPIPAEIEVKVLPKGSDLGQN; encoded by the coding sequence ATGGAACGGAATTCGAAATCTTTTTGGAAAATAAACTTAGCGCTCTCATTATTCCTTTTTTTGTCGGCATTCTTTTTTGCGACCGTATTTGCACAGGAAGAAGTCGATTTGGAAATCCCTTTAACGGACAGTCCATACGGTCTTTCTTATGATGGGACGAATTTTTGGTTCGCCGATAGTAAACGCAGAGCGATTTTCAAAGTCGATCCGACGGGTCGACAGGAAGTTTTTAATTTGGGAATTCCCTTTATTTCAGGATTGAGTTTCGATTCGAGAGAGGGGAGAGTCTTCGTCGCTGCAAAGCGGGTAATTTTAAAGGTGGAACCGAATACCGGCGGGGTTACGGATCGAATCGCGATACCGATTGATAGGATCGGAGGAATCGCGAGCTTTCAAAACTATCTCTATATTCTCGACGCCGATACGGGAAAAGTTTCCGTTTACGATAAAGGTACGCAATCCGTAATCGGCGGTTTCCTAACCGATAGAGCGAGTCCGAAGGATATCTGCTACGCGCGGAACAGTATTTGGATTACGGATTCGTCCGACGGAAATATTTATCGTTATGATCCGGCAAATGGAAGAATCACCGGTTCGATTCGGACTCCGACGAAGGACATTCGAGGCTTAGCAATCATAGGAAGCAAAATTTTCGTAGTGGATCGTACAAGCAGGGAAATTAAGAAAATCTCATTCGTCGAAACCGACAGATTTTTGGCATCCGGCGAATCAACGTACCTGATTAACGTAAAAATTAAATTCAATTTAAACGAAGCTAGCTTGGTGGGGGGAGTCTTGGGCTTACTCCCTCCTCCGACTACGGAGCACCAAAGAATACGGAATTTAAAATCCAAAGATCCAAAATTTAAAGGGGATTTCGTTTCCGGCGCTCGCGGATTGTCCAAGAAGTTAGGAATCGACGATCCGAAAGGCAGTCAAACTTTGGAATATCAGTTCGAAGCGAGAACAACGAACGTTCGATTCTATGTCATGGATGAATTCATTCAAAAGAAGGAAGAAATTCCGAAGGACTTATCTCCCTTTGTCAAAACGCCGATTTCCGTAAAAGATAAAAACGGAACATACTTTATAGATAAAATCTTCGATTCGAGATTATTCCGTACGGATTGGGAAAGTTTTAAAAAAGCGCTGCTCGATGGAGGACTTCCGATCCGTTCCGTGAGAACATTAGTTTTATCCGATCAATCTTCTCCCGTTTTCAAAGATGCATTGGACGCTTATGTTCCCGGATTCGGGTGGGTTCCATTATCTTCGATTAAACCGGAAACTGTGGAATCTTCTCGGACTTATCAGAAAAGCGAAGAGGTCGTGGATTTATATCGAAGTGAAGGCTGGGGGGCTTTACCTTCCCCGGTTCTCTACAAGGCGAAAGACGCCGATTTCTGGAAACCGATACCGGCAGAAATAGAAGTAAAAGTTTTGCCTAAAGGATCGGATCTCGGACAAAACTAG
- a CDS encoding site-2 protease family protein — MDRPKYGLHIVLFLLTFLTLTFQEETLNLPFLGWDWIRATLQDRYLYSLPVLGILLCHEMGHYLAARYYGIRATLPFFIPMPISPVGTMGAVIRIKEPIRDKKQLFDIGIWGPAMSLILSVPCYFIGLKYSHLVPISDLTNALGSNPAAFQVRFGESFFVSWANQFVLGPFDSNLYEVEIHPLAFAGWVGLLVTAINLLPFGQLDGGHVIYAIFGEGYRKWIYHLFSAFLVLAFWNYAWILWGLLIYYFIRVEHPYVPDPVFPLDWIRKVCGAAILLSLILIFTPSPMEIVTAAGPQSSLGEDIWNGIRNLFGK, encoded by the coding sequence TTGGACAGACCTAAATACGGACTTCACATAGTCCTCTTCCTACTTACATTTTTGACTCTTACTTTTCAAGAAGAGACGTTAAATCTTCCGTTTTTAGGATGGGATTGGATTCGCGCGACGCTTCAGGATCGATATTTATATTCTTTACCCGTTCTAGGCATTCTTCTTTGTCACGAGATGGGCCATTACTTAGCGGCTCGGTATTACGGAATCAGAGCGACTTTACCTTTTTTTATTCCGATGCCGATTTCTCCTGTCGGAACCATGGGCGCCGTCATTAGGATTAAGGAACCGATTCGGGATAAAAAACAACTCTTCGATATTGGGATTTGGGGGCCGGCAATGAGTCTTATCCTCTCGGTTCCCTGCTATTTTATCGGGCTTAAATATTCGCATTTAGTCCCGATAAGCGATCTCACGAACGCTCTAGGATCTAATCCTGCGGCTTTCCAAGTTCGCTTCGGTGAAAGTTTTTTTGTGAGTTGGGCAAATCAATTCGTACTCGGGCCTTTCGATTCAAACTTGTACGAGGTGGAAATTCATCCGTTAGCGTTTGCGGGATGGGTCGGGCTATTGGTAACGGCGATCAATTTACTTCCATTCGGACAGCTCGACGGGGGGCATGTGATTTATGCGATTTTCGGCGAAGGATATCGAAAATGGATCTATCATTTATTTTCCGCATTCCTAGTCCTCGCATTTTGGAATTACGCGTGGATCTTATGGGGATTGCTCATCTATTATTTCATTAGGGTAGAGCACCCGTACGTTCCCGATCCGGTGTTTCCTTTGGATTGGATTCGAAAGGTTTGCGGGGCGGCGATTCTACTCTCTTTGATTTTAATTTTTACTCCTTCGCCTATGGAAATCGTTACCGCTGCAGGCCCCCAATCAAGTCTGGGAGAGGATATATGGAACGGAATTCGAAATCTTTTTGGAAAATAA
- the cysE gene encoding serine O-acetyltransferase, whose translation MFDNIKAIRKNDPAAKSYLEIVLCYPGLHALWFHSLAHFLYNVNLRLIPRIINTFARFLTGVDIHPGAKISPGIFIDHGHGVVIGETAEIGTGCLILQGVTLGGTGKETGKRHPTLKENVVVGAGAKILGNIIIEKNVRIGAGSVVLRDVPPDCTVVGVPGKVVRSKVDFGEKGERMLDHNELPDPVARIFSILVEKIDTLQHEVNELYARGNSPPPKIPAKKDDHELNEYIHGDGI comes from the coding sequence TTGTTCGACAATATCAAAGCAATCCGAAAAAATGATCCGGCAGCAAAGTCTTATCTTGAAATAGTCCTCTGTTATCCGGGGCTGCATGCCCTTTGGTTTCATTCTCTAGCGCACTTTTTGTATAACGTTAATTTACGTTTGATTCCCCGAATCATCAATACCTTTGCCCGATTTTTAACGGGCGTTGATATTCATCCGGGTGCAAAAATATCTCCGGGAATCTTTATCGATCATGGTCATGGAGTGGTTATCGGAGAAACTGCCGAAATCGGAACCGGTTGTTTGATTTTACAAGGTGTAACTCTCGGTGGAACAGGAAAGGAAACCGGAAAACGACATCCTACTCTGAAAGAGAACGTGGTAGTCGGAGCCGGAGCAAAAATTTTAGGAAATATCATAATAGAAAAGAACGTAAGAATCGGGGCCGGATCCGTTGTGCTTCGGGATGTCCCGCCGGATTGTACCGTTGTTGGTGTACCTGGAAAAGTCGTGCGTTCTAAGGTAGACTTCGGGGAAAAGGGAGAACGGATGTTGGATCATAATGAGCTCCCTGATCCGGTCGCCAGAATTTTTTCCATACTAGTGGAGAAAATCGATACTCTCCAACACGAAGTAAATGAATTGTACGCGAGAGGAAACTCGCCACCACCCAAAATTCCCGCCAAAAAAGACGATCATGAGTTGAACGAATACATTCACGGAGACGGGATTTAA
- the mpl36 gene encoding RlpA family plasminogen-binding lipoprotein MPL36: MKRFSAIVVLTTITACASVEPRRNISASGDPSEIFFEKEIAPMDQESKRDMALAQNSAGSKQRSLDDLLADNKPVKATLPPKKSPEGDFDEIGYSSWYGPKFHGKPTASGEPFDKTKLTAAHPSLPLGSVVKVKNLENDKEVLVRVNDRGPFAKDRIIDLSEKAAETLDFKDVGIARVGLKVVSKGGKDESEDLENADDEEALLNDSKPEKLTPKKTVVTPAPLVKGAPKGQTVQVGVFRNSQLAENYRKNLSAEYGEKVYLFERDGMFVLQMGDFTDKAKAAVLKTKLKEDGVDCFIPQK, translated from the coding sequence ATGAAACGATTTTCCGCAATCGTCGTGCTAACCACAATTACGGCCTGCGCGTCCGTAGAACCAAGACGAAACATCAGCGCGTCAGGAGATCCGTCCGAAATTTTCTTTGAAAAGGAAATTGCGCCGATGGATCAGGAATCCAAGAGAGATATGGCGTTAGCTCAAAACTCCGCCGGAAGTAAGCAAAGAAGCTTAGATGATTTACTCGCAGATAACAAACCTGTAAAAGCAACACTCCCTCCCAAAAAGTCGCCAGAAGGGGATTTTGACGAAATCGGATACTCTTCCTGGTACGGTCCGAAATTTCATGGTAAGCCTACGGCGAGCGGGGAGCCGTTCGACAAGACGAAACTTACGGCAGCTCACCCGAGTCTCCCGCTCGGTTCCGTCGTAAAAGTAAAAAATTTAGAAAACGATAAGGAAGTTTTGGTACGCGTCAACGATCGGGGACCCTTCGCAAAAGATCGGATTATCGATTTATCCGAGAAGGCCGCCGAAACATTGGATTTTAAAGACGTAGGCATTGCTCGTGTCGGACTTAAAGTAGTCAGCAAGGGTGGAAAAGACGAATCCGAAGATTTGGAAAACGCCGACGATGAAGAGGCTCTTTTAAACGATTCGAAACCGGAAAAACTCACTCCGAAAAAGACTGTCGTTACTCCAGCCCCTTTAGTGAAAGGCGCTCCTAAGGGTCAAACGGTGCAGGTCGGAGTTTTTCGCAATAGCCAGCTTGCAGAGAATTATCGTAAAAATCTTTCTGCAGAATACGGTGAAAAAGTATATCTATTTGAAAGAGACGGTATGTTCGTTTTGCAAATGGGTGATTTTACCGATAAAGCGAAGGCGGCCGTTTTAAAAACAAAATTGAAAGAAGACGGAGTGGATTGTTTTATTCCTCAAAAATAG
- a CDS encoding tetratricopeptide repeat protein, with the protein MAEAESRKKFNVALQLEKQGKVSQAVKIYGEILQLEPGFQKAYLNLGALYSRMGDSETAIRTYQKALELGKTTELYYNLGVEFYRLNSLEAAIKALKNSLELNKRYLNSHLLLAYCYKQLERPEKSELYLKNALKIDPKNKTALSALATVYFDTERWKEALEAANSALIVQPDDPRMEILLTEIHVKLGNFKQSFETLKKVTTTAQGFVKFSDSIKEAKEKPKPEEKIFFDNLESLTRKKLSEFKDKLVLSKENPEDFEAPEAQDALDLSLMYLFHGDTERALKYLLYAQKNLEENQTSEAS; encoded by the coding sequence ATGGCGGAAGCTGAATCCAGGAAAAAATTCAACGTTGCCCTGCAGCTGGAAAAACAGGGGAAAGTCTCTCAGGCCGTAAAAATTTACGGCGAAATACTACAGCTGGAACCGGGCTTTCAAAAAGCGTATCTAAATTTAGGTGCGTTGTATTCCCGTATGGGAGATTCCGAAACTGCGATCCGAACCTACCAGAAAGCCCTTGAACTCGGAAAAACGACCGAACTCTATTATAATCTCGGCGTCGAATTCTATCGGCTCAATAGTTTAGAAGCAGCCATCAAGGCTCTGAAAAATTCCCTCGAATTAAACAAAAGGTACTTAAATTCCCACCTTCTCTTAGCTTATTGTTATAAACAGCTCGAACGACCCGAGAAATCGGAATTATATTTAAAGAACGCTTTAAAAATCGATCCAAAGAATAAAACCGCATTGTCTGCGCTGGCTACCGTCTATTTCGATACGGAGCGATGGAAAGAGGCCTTGGAAGCCGCGAATTCGGCTCTGATCGTTCAACCGGATGATCCCAGAATGGAAATTCTGCTTACCGAAATACATGTAAAACTGGGTAATTTTAAACAATCATTCGAAACTCTTAAAAAAGTTACGACTACCGCGCAAGGTTTTGTAAAATTTTCTGATTCGATCAAGGAAGCTAAGGAAAAACCGAAACCGGAAGAAAAAATATTCTTTGATAATTTGGAATCTTTGACTCGAAAAAAGCTTAGCGAATTTAAAGATAAATTAGTTCTGTCAAAGGAGAACCCGGAAGACTTCGAAGCGCCGGAGGCTCAGGACGCGCTTGATCTTTCCTTGATGTATCTATTTCATGGAGATACCGAACGCGCTTTAAAGTATTTACTCTATGCTCAAAAGAATTTGGAAGAGAATCAAACCTCGGAAGCATCCTAG
- a CDS encoding tetratricopeptide repeat protein: MLKRIWKRIKPRKHPSYLLAVFPFILSLGSCLYPVRYAETLENDSGFIYLSSQLYPREIVDSIKNPWEAKSQRGKASLFNDRNNLGILLAKNSLLDDAEIEFTEAHKLAPSDPIPVLNLIRLYYLVEDVSECKTFLSGYLKTVSQINRNKVEKTLEDNHREEELVIYWDVLSNIPGQEVHAWNGLADHFFRKQDWPKSYFYLEKILQLSPYHKNARALMLQMANNLEKWDEAIVFGLSLVRTGERVPDLEYYLAHAYSEKKRYDEALVWIGKVPENERENIRFLDLWKTCLLSKNPKSDLTPLVPYFKKLRAQGLQISQEDFLPTTTPEGKEAADRNIWGR; the protein is encoded by the coding sequence ATGCTCAAAAGAATTTGGAAGAGAATCAAACCTCGGAAGCATCCTAGCTACTTGCTAGCCGTATTTCCTTTTATTCTATCCTTGGGTTCCTGTCTTTATCCGGTTCGATACGCGGAAACGTTGGAAAACGATTCCGGGTTTATCTATCTTTCCTCGCAATTATATCCACGGGAAATCGTGGATTCGATTAAGAACCCTTGGGAAGCGAAGTCTCAAAGAGGAAAGGCCTCGTTATTCAATGATAGAAATAATCTAGGAATTCTCCTGGCCAAAAATTCACTTTTGGATGATGCGGAAATCGAATTCACCGAAGCGCACAAACTTGCACCTTCGGATCCGATTCCCGTTTTAAATTTGATTCGATTGTATTATCTTGTGGAGGATGTCTCGGAATGCAAAACCTTCCTGTCGGGGTACCTCAAAACCGTTTCTCAGATAAATCGAAACAAGGTGGAAAAAACCCTCGAGGATAACCATAGAGAGGAAGAATTAGTTATTTATTGGGACGTACTCTCTAATATTCCAGGCCAGGAAGTTCACGCTTGGAACGGGCTTGCGGATCATTTTTTCAGAAAACAAGATTGGCCTAAGAGTTACTTTTATCTGGAAAAAATCCTTCAACTAAGTCCGTATCACAAGAATGCCCGCGCTTTGATGCTTCAGATGGCTAATAATTTAGAAAAATGGGATGAAGCAATCGTCTTCGGTTTAAGCTTAGTACGAACCGGAGAAAGGGTACCGGATTTGGAGTATTACCTTGCTCACGCATATTCCGAAAAAAAGAGATATGACGAGGCGCTTGTGTGGATAGGAAAAGTTCCGGAAAACGAAAGGGAAAATATCCGCTTCTTGGATTTATGGAAAACTTGTTTGCTCTCTAAAAACCCTAAGTCCGATCTTACTCCTTTAGTTCCTTACTTTAAAAAATTGAGAGCCCAAGGTCTGCAAATCTCTCAGGAGGACTTCCTACCAACCACGACTCCCGAAGGGAAAGAAGCAGCAGATCGAAATATCTGGGGTCGCTAA
- the folP gene encoding dihydropteroate synthase produces the protein METLSKNPRNGRENRPDFPPKPLIFGVLNITSDSFSDGGKYMDSDRALEKALSLVQEGADVIDIGAQSSNIKAGWVDPRIEWERMETVIEALKSRKIPISVDTFKSEVMRKALSFGVEYINNIRGFSDEESLKVLIESIQLTTKFILMYSHDRGLKAGPESNLSPESVLSEIFSFFREKKNQLADLNFPEDRIIFDPGMGFFLSPDPKVSFTVLASVEKLMQEFPRLMLSVTRKSFLGNALGGIPVDDREVPTTVCELYLWLKKVPIIRTHAPLNLIRAINIWKLSHGEF, from the coding sequence ATGGAAACTCTAAGCAAAAATCCTCGGAACGGAAGAGAGAATCGACCGGATTTTCCACCGAAGCCTTTGATTTTCGGCGTTCTGAACATCACTTCGGATTCATTTTCCGACGGTGGCAAATATATGGATTCCGACCGGGCATTGGAAAAAGCTCTATCTTTAGTACAGGAGGGGGCTGACGTCATCGATATCGGAGCTCAATCCTCCAACATAAAGGCAGGATGGGTGGATCCTCGGATTGAATGGGAACGAATGGAGACTGTGATCGAAGCCCTGAAATCCCGGAAAATTCCTATCTCGGTAGACACTTTTAAATCTGAGGTGATGCGTAAGGCTTTATCTTTCGGGGTTGAATATATAAATAACATTCGGGGCTTCTCGGATGAAGAAAGCCTGAAAGTATTGATCGAATCGATTCAACTCACTACAAAATTTATTTTGATGTATTCACACGATCGAGGCCTAAAAGCGGGACCTGAATCGAATCTTTCGCCCGAGTCCGTTCTATCCGAAATTTTTTCTTTCTTCCGCGAAAAGAAGAATCAGTTGGCGGATTTGAACTTTCCCGAGGATAGAATTATCTTCGATCCGGGGATGGGTTTTTTTCTTAGTCCCGATCCTAAAGTAAGCTTTACCGTTCTCGCTTCCGTGGAAAAACTTATGCAAGAGTTTCCAAGACTTATGCTGTCGGTAACTCGAAAATCTTTTTTAGGGAATGCATTAGGCGGAATTCCAGTAGATGATAGGGAAGTTCCGACAACGGTTTGCGAATTGTATCTCTGGCTAAAGAAAGTCCCGATTATCCGAACTCATGCTCCTTTAAATTTAATAAGAGCGATAAATATCTGGAAACTTTCCCACGGAGAGTTTTAG
- a CDS encoding OmpA family protein, with protein sequence MLFYNQKTIVKFLYALTIFLLFGVSFFFSGQADSQPLPPLAERAFGPPLNTQNDEYNPIISPDGRYLVFQSNRPGGEGEMDLWLAENANYKSRDGEADWRKPVNLNQDIWEKNKKELPAGEKPAKLLNTDRFEGGISIRFDDAGNPTEIFFTSVKNEKADRSGYDALNIYYTKRDEKTKLWIDPIPVPEINSNFNDKMPAISPDGRFLIFASDRPGGYGEYDLWVSYRNLSNGSWSAPVNMGGTVNSKTSEILPYIHPDGEQLYFSTNRENERKKFSLFRIFLNLPAGQDMEDEEDKTSVSRTSLPYPVPDNASLEKLPFPFNLDTNEGIDSEGISFDREGIWAYVSSNRIGGQGQYDIYRFQVPESLRNSYDVTFEGLVLDGSEATMIGLDATIKISDAIGPNRTVTSKRIGGDLSKGTPSNFKTVLKTGRVYKVEISSPGFYPTEDRLDLRGNIERGKKIYKTYVLLPIKEEEKGKTQPQTFDESKKFKGMKVVVVDAKTKEPIPGASATVFTPKNRQGEVLKYNNEEKNFHLPSIPDTDFEIFAKAEKYISESVNVLKENAKDGSIISIALKQETDVPVVLGIKLYFEFNKTNLTDGHRKQLDLLVDYLKKNTSDKVEIGGHTDNIASKEYNTRLSGKRARNVYDYVRTKGIQASRLKTRAYWYSRPDEDNSTEQGRAKNRRVDFRKL encoded by the coding sequence ATGCTATTTTATAATCAAAAAACGATCGTTAAATTCCTATATGCCCTTACGATTTTTCTCTTGTTCGGAGTTAGCTTCTTCTTCTCCGGACAGGCAGATTCGCAACCGCTACCTCCATTGGCGGAACGAGCATTTGGACCTCCGTTAAACACTCAAAACGACGAATACAATCCTATTATTAGTCCTGACGGTCGATATCTGGTATTTCAATCCAACCGACCCGGAGGAGAAGGGGAGATGGATTTATGGTTAGCTGAAAATGCGAATTATAAAAGTAGAGATGGTGAAGCCGATTGGCGGAAGCCCGTAAATTTAAATCAAGATATTTGGGAAAAGAATAAGAAAGAATTACCTGCGGGAGAAAAGCCGGCAAAACTTTTAAATACGGACAGGTTTGAGGGAGGAATCTCAATCCGTTTTGACGATGCCGGCAATCCTACGGAAATTTTCTTCACATCCGTAAAAAACGAAAAAGCCGATAGATCCGGTTATGATGCATTAAATATTTATTATACTAAGAGAGACGAAAAGACCAAACTGTGGATCGATCCGATACCCGTTCCCGAGATCAATTCCAATTTTAACGATAAGATGCCGGCAATTTCCCCTGATGGAAGATTTCTTATTTTCGCTTCCGACAGACCGGGGGGTTACGGGGAATACGATTTATGGGTGAGCTACCGAAATCTTTCGAATGGATCTTGGTCTGCTCCGGTGAACATGGGTGGAACGGTAAATTCCAAAACTAGCGAGATCCTTCCGTACATACATCCCGACGGAGAGCAGCTTTATTTTTCGACGAATCGGGAAAATGAAAGAAAGAAGTTCTCCCTTTTTCGCATCTTCTTAAATCTACCTGCCGGCCAGGATATGGAAGATGAGGAGGATAAAACCTCCGTTTCAAGAACGTCTCTTCCTTATCCCGTTCCGGACAATGCGAGCCTTGAGAAACTGCCTTTTCCTTTCAATCTTGATACAAATGAAGGAATCGATTCCGAAGGAATTTCCTTCGATAGGGAAGGGATATGGGCCTACGTTTCTTCGAACAGAATAGGAGGTCAGGGCCAGTACGATATTTATCGATTTCAAGTACCGGAGTCTCTTCGTAATTCGTACGACGTAACTTTCGAAGGATTAGTTTTAGACGGGTCGGAGGCAACGATGATCGGTCTCGATGCAACGATTAAGATTTCAGATGCGATCGGGCCTAATCGGACTGTCACTTCCAAACGTATCGGCGGCGATTTATCAAAAGGAACTCCTTCCAACTTCAAAACGGTCCTTAAGACTGGACGCGTTTACAAAGTCGAGATATCTTCGCCCGGTTTTTATCCGACAGAAGATAGATTGGATCTACGCGGAAATATCGAGCGAGGAAAGAAAATTTATAAAACTTATGTCCTGCTCCCGATTAAGGAAGAAGAGAAAGGTAAAACGCAACCTCAGACTTTTGATGAAAGCAAAAAATTCAAAGGAATGAAAGTAGTCGTAGTCGATGCTAAGACAAAAGAACCGATTCCTGGAGCAAGCGCTACAGTCTTTACGCCGAAAAATCGACAAGGAGAAGTGTTAAAATACAACAATGAGGAAAAAAATTTCCATCTTCCTTCGATTCCTGACACGGATTTTGAAATATTCGCCAAGGCTGAGAAATATATTTCCGAAAGCGTGAACGTCCTTAAGGAGAATGCTAAGGATGGGTCAATAATTTCTATCGCATTAAAGCAAGAAACCGATGTCCCGGTTGTTCTAGGTATTAAACTCTACTTTGAATTCAATAAAACTAATCTAACTGACGGACATCGAAAGCAATTAGATCTGCTTGTAGATTACCTGAAAAAGAATACGTCGGATAAAGTAGAAATCGGGGGCCATACTGATAATATCGCCTCCAAAGAATACAACACGCGCTTAAGCGGAAAACGAGCGCGGAACGTCTACGACTATGTCCGGACAAAGGGAATCCAAGCGAGCCGATTAAAAACTCGAGCTTATTGGTACTCCAGGCCGGATGAAGATAACTCAACCGAACAAGGGAGAGCTAAAAATAGGAGAGTGGACTTCCGGAAGCTCTAA